From Brassica oleracea var. oleracea cultivar TO1000 chromosome C3, BOL, whole genome shotgun sequence, a single genomic window includes:
- the LOC106329823 gene encoding glutathione S-transferase T3-like translates to MDPYNSQHTVSFSNYEDSPGTEASNFDGATAVGKSVRRKWTPNDDIVLISSWLNTSKDLVVGNEQKSVAFWTRIAAFFAASPLVAGCEEREAKHCKQRWHRINELVCKFCGAYEAATREKASGQNENDVLKLAHTIFYNNHKKRFNLEHA, encoded by the coding sequence ATGGATCCTTATAACAGTCAACATACTGTTTCGTTTAGTAACTATGAAGATAGTCCAGGAACAGAAGCCTCAAACTTTGATGGAGCCACGGCTGTAGGGAAAAGTGTACGTCGGAAATGGACTCCAAATGATGATATTGTCCTGATCAGCTCGTGGTTAAACACGAGCAAAGATCTTGTGGTTGGTAACGAGCAAAAATCTGTAGCTTTTTGGACAAGAATTGCCGCATTTTTTGCGGCAAGTCCTCTGGTTGCTGGCTGCGAAGAGAGGGAGGCTAAACATTGCAAGCAGCGATGGCATAGGATAAACGAACTTGTGTGCAAGTTCTGTGGTGCTTATGAAGCTGCTACTAGGGAGAAAGCTAGCGGCCAGAACGAGAACGATGTTTTGAAGCTTGCACATACAATTTTTTACAATAACCACAAGAAGAGATTCAATCTGGAACACGCTTAG